One region of Mycolicibacterium rhodesiae NBB3 genomic DNA includes:
- a CDS encoding cytochrome P450 gives MGDRPTRVERGTAILEEPATASPAVNLPPGPRIPKALQGIGYAVSRTWTYQQIARRHGSVFRMNLPVYGRTVIVADPQLAKQLFMAGTDDVGNIQPNLSRVLGDGSVFALDGSDHRLRRKLLTPPFHGKSVKNYEKIFEEETLRESANWPEGQAFSTLEPMMRITLNAILRAVFGAEGEQLDELRRIIPPWVTLGSRLVVLPTPTRKFGRYSPWGRLAGYRRQYDAVIDKLIDRVKSDPNFDSRDDVLALLLRSTYEDGSAMSRSDIGDELLTLLAAGHETTASTLGWAFERISRHPQVLTKLVDEAATDDNEYRQATILEVQRARTVIDAVGRHVYAPTFELGEWVIPRGYSIVVAISQLHRRAEDFPAPETFDPTRFVGTRPPFAFMPFGGGTRRCVGAVFANVEMDVVLRTVLRHFEIDTTSAPDERAHSRGVAYTPKDGGRVVLHRRETPLDQEKR, from the coding sequence ATGGGCGACAGGCCTACCCGCGTTGAGCGGGGCACGGCGATTCTCGAAGAGCCCGCCACCGCGTCCCCTGCGGTGAATCTGCCGCCGGGCCCGCGGATACCGAAGGCTCTGCAGGGCATCGGGTACGCCGTCTCGAGAACCTGGACGTACCAGCAGATCGCCCGCCGCCACGGCAGTGTCTTCAGAATGAACCTGCCGGTTTACGGCCGGACAGTCATCGTCGCCGACCCGCAGTTGGCCAAGCAGTTGTTCATGGCAGGCACCGACGACGTCGGCAACATCCAGCCAAACCTGTCGAGGGTGCTCGGCGATGGATCCGTCTTCGCCCTCGACGGATCCGACCATCGCCTGCGCCGCAAGCTGCTGACCCCGCCGTTCCACGGTAAGAGCGTCAAGAACTACGAGAAGATCTTCGAAGAGGAGACTCTACGCGAATCGGCGAATTGGCCGGAGGGGCAGGCGTTCTCGACGCTCGAGCCGATGATGCGGATCACGCTCAACGCCATCTTGCGCGCGGTGTTCGGCGCCGAGGGCGAACAGCTCGACGAACTGCGACGCATCATTCCGCCGTGGGTCACCCTCGGCTCGCGGTTGGTGGTGTTGCCCACGCCCACGCGCAAGTTCGGGCGGTACAGCCCCTGGGGCAGGCTGGCCGGATACCGGCGTCAGTACGACGCAGTCATCGACAAGCTGATCGACCGGGTCAAGTCCGACCCGAACTTCGACAGTCGTGACGATGTACTCGCACTGCTGTTGCGCAGCACCTACGAGGACGGTTCTGCGATGTCGCGCAGCGACATCGGCGACGAGTTGCTCACACTGCTGGCGGCGGGGCACGAGACCACGGCCTCCACCCTCGGCTGGGCGTTCGAGCGCATCAGCCGTCATCCGCAGGTGCTGACCAAGCTCGTCGACGAGGCAGCCACCGATGACAACGAGTACCGCCAGGCGACCATTCTCGAAGTGCAGCGCGCTCGCACCGTCATCGATGCCGTGGGCAGACATGTCTACGCGCCGACGTTCGAACTCGGTGAATGGGTCATCCCGCGGGGCTACTCGATCGTGGTCGCCATATCGCAATTGCATCGCCGCGCCGAGGACTTCCCGGCGCCGGAGACGTTCGACCCAACACGGTTCGTCGGTACGCGACCGCCGTTCGCGTTCATGCCGTTCGGCGGGGGGACCCGCCGATGTGTCGGCGCGGTGTTCGCCAACGTCGAGATGGATGTGGTGTTGCGGACGGTGTTGCGGCACTTCGAAATCGACACGACCTCGGCGCCCGATGAGAGGGCGCACTCGCGCGGTGTGGCCTACACCCCAAAGGATGGCGGACGTGTTGTCCTGCACCGCCGTGAGACCCCGTTGGACCAGGAGAAGCGATGA
- a CDS encoding cytochrome P450, which yields MTDAVIVDARDTEDAQTIRTVPPAVRLPKPVQGVLLAGFRRWFQRNAAKRYGPVFTINVPFFGRSVVVSDPALARQVTMASTDDLINVQPNLSRIFGPGSVFALDGKEHRARRKLLAPPFHGQSIRNYEKVIEEETLRETATWPEGREFATLEPMNRITLNVILRTVFGADGAELDYLREIIPPWAKLASRWATLPKPPFGTGRHSPWGRLEEFRRNFDRTVFALIEKAEADPRLQDRTDILALLLGSRYEDGTPMSHQDISDELLTLLGAGHETTASTLGWAFERLRRHPDVLAKLVEENDEGGNEFRQATIVELQRNRTVIDFTGRHVKAPHFDLGDFRIPHGYQVMIAVANVHADTNAFPNPERFDPSRFVNTRTPTAWIPFGGGTRRCIGAAFANVEMDVVLRTILRHFTIETDDAPDEKIHFRGIAFTPKSGGLVTVRRR from the coding sequence ATGACTGACGCCGTGATCGTCGACGCCAGAGACACCGAAGACGCGCAGACAATTCGCACGGTGCCGCCCGCGGTGCGGCTACCGAAGCCGGTGCAGGGCGTGCTGTTGGCGGGTTTCCGGCGTTGGTTCCAGCGCAACGCGGCGAAGCGCTACGGACCGGTGTTCACGATCAACGTCCCGTTCTTCGGTCGAAGTGTGGTGGTCTCCGATCCCGCGCTTGCCCGGCAGGTGACGATGGCCAGTACCGACGATCTCATCAACGTGCAGCCGAACCTGTCCAGGATCTTCGGGCCGGGATCTGTCTTCGCGCTGGACGGCAAGGAGCACCGAGCCCGTCGAAAGCTGCTCGCGCCGCCCTTTCACGGGCAGAGCATCAGGAACTACGAGAAGGTCATCGAAGAGGAGACGCTGCGCGAGACGGCGACGTGGCCCGAAGGGCGCGAATTCGCCACGCTGGAGCCGATGAACCGGATCACGCTCAACGTGATCCTTCGGACCGTGTTCGGCGCCGACGGAGCCGAACTGGACTATCTGCGCGAGATCATCCCGCCGTGGGCGAAGCTCGCGTCGCGGTGGGCCACGCTGCCGAAGCCGCCGTTTGGCACCGGCCGTCACAGCCCATGGGGTCGGCTGGAAGAGTTCCGCCGCAACTTCGACCGCACCGTGTTCGCGTTGATCGAGAAGGCCGAGGCCGATCCGCGACTGCAGGACCGCACGGACATCCTGGCGCTGCTGTTGGGCAGCCGCTACGAGGACGGCACCCCGATGTCCCATCAGGACATCTCCGACGAACTCCTGACCCTGCTTGGCGCAGGTCATGAGACGACCGCGTCGACACTGGGCTGGGCGTTCGAGCGGCTGCGCCGCCATCCCGACGTCCTCGCCAAGCTGGTTGAGGAGAACGACGAAGGTGGTAACGAGTTCCGCCAGGCCACAATCGTTGAGCTGCAACGGAACCGGACCGTCATCGACTTCACCGGTCGGCACGTCAAGGCGCCGCATTTCGACCTCGGTGACTTTCGCATACCGCACGGCTACCAGGTCATGATCGCGGTCGCCAACGTGCATGCCGACACGAACGCGTTCCCGAATCCCGAACGATTCGATCCCAGCCGATTCGTCAACACCAGGACGCCGACGGCGTGGATACCGTTCGGCGGCGGCACCCGCCGGTGCATCGGCGCCGCGTTCGCCAACGTCGAGATGGATGTGGTGCTGCGAACGATTCTGCGGCACTTCACGATCGAGACCGACGACGCCCCCGACGAGAAAATCCACTTCCGCGGCATCGCCTTCACGCCCAAGTCGGGCGGCCTGGTCACGGTGCGCCGACGCTGA